Genomic segment of Candidatus Nanoarchaeia archaeon:
CGTCTTTAATGTTAAGAGCCTCGCAAAAATGACGGCAACTACATTTTCAGGGAAGCCTACTTATAGATATCCTTGTCATTCTCGTCATATTCCTTGGAAAGCAGGACAACCCATTCTGCGTCCTCAATGGCTGTGAGCCAATGGAAGTCATAGGGATCTACTATGAAGCAGTCGCCTTTCTTTGCGATGAAGGTTTCCTCTTTTCCTGTCTTTGCGCTTTTGATTTTGACTTCGGCAGATCCTTTTATGACATAGAAAAACTCCTTGGTTATCTTATGGTAATGGCCTCCTCGTGTGGTGCCTTTCCTTGTGGAGGAATGGCTCAGTTGTTTCCAGGCATCTCCTTTGATGATCTCTATGAGAAATCCGCGCTCGTCATCAAACCTGAAGTACGGCTTTGTGTGTTTCATTTTAGTTGGTTTTGGTTCGTTGGCTTCTGGGTGGATTTATTCTGTATTGAGTGGGGGTATTTTGAACATCAGCGGTTATTTTTTTATTTTATTTTTATTATCTTTTTTATTTTGTTACTGTTTGCTTATTCTTAATTTTTTCATTGGTTATTTTTTATTGGAGGTTATTCTATTTCACAGCCAATCGAATTCGTTTTTTATCTTTATTGATTCATATTATTTTTAGTTATCTTCTTAAGGATTTAGTTTTAGTGAGGTATCATTGGTTATTTGGTGTATGATCATTCAATTGAACCATCATTAACCTTTATTAGGCCCTCTTTTGCAGGTCTATCCTGTGTCTTGGCCTCTTGTTTACCAATTCTTCATGCATTTCAGCAATTGCAGCGTCAAAAGTGTATTCCGGCTGCCAGTTTAATTCTTCTTTTGCCTTTGAGGTGTCCATGACATGATACATGCCTTCTTTCTTTATATGGGAGAGGGTTGATGGGGTAATCTCAGGATCCTTAATATCGAGCAAACCTGCTATTTTTTTAATGATATCTCCTACTTTGATCGGATCTCCGGAGCCGATGTTGAATGGTCCCTGCTTGCCTGAGAGTCCTGCCTGCATAAGCGCTGAGGAGACATCTTTCACATAGATCATATCGAGGGAGTCGTCAGGGCTTGTGTAGATGGTTATCTTGGGGCCTTTTGACAATTG
This window contains:
- a CDS encoding cupin domain-containing protein, translating into MKHTKPYFRFDDERGFLIEIIKGDAWKQLSHSSTRKGTTRGGHYHKITKEFFYVIKGSAEVKIKSAKTGKEETFIAKKGDCFIVDPYDFHWLTAIEDAEWVVLLSKEYDENDKDIYK